One stretch of Chryseobacterium fluminis DNA includes these proteins:
- a CDS encoding response regulator, protein MNKKILIVDDDPRNIFALKLTLKSRGFQIVSSTMAQEALEMLKEDNQINVILMDMMMPEMDGYEATKMIRSTPHISHIPVIAVTAQAMPEDRQKCLDAGAQDYISKPIDVDQLITAIEKLS, encoded by the coding sequence ATGAATAAAAAAATTTTAATCGTGGACGATGATCCGCGTAATATATTTGCTTTAAAACTCACATTGAAATCCCGTGGTTTTCAGATCGTAAGCAGTACGATGGCTCAGGAAGCTCTTGAAATGCTGAAGGAAGATAACCAGATCAATGTTATACTGATGGATATGATGATGCCGGAAATGGATGGATATGAGGCAACTAAAATGATAAGGAGCACGCCACACATCAGCCATATTCCGGTGATTGCCGTAACTGCCCAGGCCATGCCGGAAGACCGTCAGAAGTGCCTGGATGCCGGGGCACAGGATTATATATCAAAGCCCATCGATGTGGATCAATTAATAACTGCTATAGAAAAATTATCATAA
- a CDS encoding CheR family methyltransferase — protein sequence MLEPSVVKDEEVEYLIKDVYDMYGYDFSEYSRASFKRRVNRICLIDRFTSFAELRYTILNDPEYLKRFVEEITVNVTEMFRDPQFFKTLREKILPQLGTYPLIRIWVAGCSTGEEAYSMAILLKEANLYHKSLIYGTDLNPSVLETARAGVFPLQQMKLYSENYMLSGGKKDFSDYYTANYDSVKFDKSLQEKLILSTHNLVSDSSFNSFQLIVCRNVLIYFDRGLQERVFKLFDNSLENLGFLALGSKETLRFSKLDKNYHQVEDQKIWKKIDHN from the coding sequence ATGCTGGAACCAAGTGTCGTAAAAGATGAAGAGGTAGAATACTTGATCAAGGATGTTTATGATATGTACGGATATGATTTTTCCGAGTACAGCAGGGCTTCTTTTAAACGCAGGGTAAACCGTATTTGCCTGATCGACAGGTTTACCAGTTTTGCAGAGCTCAGATACACCATTCTGAATGACCCTGAATATTTAAAACGTTTTGTAGAAGAAATTACGGTGAATGTTACAGAGATGTTCCGCGATCCGCAGTTTTTTAAAACGTTGAGAGAGAAAATCCTACCCCAGTTAGGAACGTATCCCCTGATCAGAATCTGGGTCGCAGGCTGTTCTACAGGAGAAGAGGCTTATTCTATGGCTATTTTACTAAAAGAGGCCAATCTTTATCATAAGTCGCTGATTTACGGAACAGATCTTAATCCCTCTGTTCTGGAAACAGCCCGAGCAGGCGTTTTTCCTCTGCAGCAAATGAAATTATACTCTGAAAACTATATGTTATCCGGAGGTAAAAAGGATTTCTCAGATTATTATACTGCCAATTATGACAGTGTGAAATTTGATAAAAGTTTACAGGAAAAATTAATTTTATCTACGCATAATCTGGTTTCTGACAGCTCTTTTAACAGCTTTCAGCTGATTGTATGCCGAAATGTGCTGATCTATTTTGACAGGGGCCTGCAGGAACGCGTTTTTAAGCTTTTTGACAACAGTCTTGAAAATCTGGGTTTTCTGGCCTTAGGGTCCAAAGAAACATTGAGGTTTTCTAAATTAGACAAAAATTATCATCAGGTGGAAGATCAGAAAATATGGAAAAAAATAGATCACAACTAA
- a CDS encoding chemotaxis protein CheB, whose translation MKKQNTTTEMVVIGGSAGSLQVILEMIKKLDTGIPFPILLIMHRKAQSTSILPVLLQQFSAMEVIEIEDKTEIKNNTLYIVPADYHLLFENKKIMSLDSSEKMNYSRPSIDVTFKSAAKIYGEHLVGVLLSGANADGVEGLHYIKKNNGTVWIQDPETAEVDYMPKHAADKIDYDLLIKPDNLANFINQL comes from the coding sequence ATGAAGAAACAGAACACCACTACTGAAATGGTTGTGATAGGAGGATCTGCGGGAAGCCTGCAGGTCATTCTTGAAATGATTAAAAAGCTGGATACCGGAATACCGTTCCCCATTCTGCTGATCATGCACCGTAAGGCACAGTCTACGAGCATTCTGCCGGTTTTGCTGCAGCAGTTTTCAGCAATGGAAGTGATTGAAATCGAAGATAAGACAGAGATCAAAAATAATACATTATATATCGTCCCCGCGGATTATCATTTATTATTTGAAAATAAAAAGATCATGTCTCTGGACAGTTCGGAAAAAATGAACTACTCACGCCCATCGATAGATGTAACTTTTAAATCCGCAGCAAAGATTTATGGTGAACATCTCGTGGGAGTATTATTGTCGGGAGCTAATGCCGACGGCGTTGAAGGTCTGCATTATATTAAAAAAAACAACGGCACAGTATGGATTCAGGATCCTGAAACGGCAGAGGTAGACTATATGCCGAAACATGCAGCGGATAAAATTGACTATGATTTATTAATAAAACCAGATAATCTGGCTAATTTTATCAATCAGTTGTAA
- a CDS encoding response regulator, whose amino-acid sequence MSKKKILIFDDDTTILEVITIIFEENGYQVEISETSHDILERVSSFQPDVILMDNWIPKIGGVEATKLLKNHEKFKTIPVIYVTANNDIVALAKQAQADDYVAKPFNLDDLEEKVAKYLN is encoded by the coding sequence ATGAGCAAGAAGAAAATTTTGATTTTTGATGATGACACGACTATCTTAGAGGTGATTACGATCATTTTTGAAGAAAACGGTTATCAGGTCGAAATTTCAGAAACATCCCATGACATATTGGAAAGGGTTTCCAGTTTTCAGCCGGATGTTATCCTAATGGATAACTGGATCCCAAAAATCGGAGGTGTGGAAGCAACAAAGCTTTTAAAAAATCATGAGAAATTCAAAACAATTCCTGTGATCTACGTCACCGCCAATAACGATATAGTAGCTTTGGCAAAACAGGCCCAGGCTGATGACTACGTTGCCAAACCTTTTAACCTGGATGACCTGGAAGAGAAAGTGGCCAAATATTTAAACTAA
- a CDS encoding ABC transporter permease/substrate-binding protein, whose protein sequence is MTQQSFWQFMMEQHEKLLTQIAQHLGLTFLSLLLAIVIGVPLGIFIARKRKLSTPVLGLAGVLQTIPSIALLGFMIPAFGIGPKPAIIALLIYALLPIIRNTYTGITEVSPAVVEAAKALGMNKRQLLLRVELPLAMPVIIAGIRTAAVINVGVATLASFVAAGGLGEFIFGGISLNNTNMILAGAIPAALLAIVLDQAIAVLQKSGYKLFQKLKYIIPAIVVGVGVVYGLTSVSDEKIKAGFTPEFMGRQDGDLGLRSVYGLHVNPVVVSDAIMYKAAYERELDLISGYSTDGRIKAFNLYVLNDDKKIFPPYYAAPVIKTKTLEKFPELERTLNLLAGKFNDSIMTDLNYQADYLHHTPEKIAKDFLIKNKLYRKPNKGNAGAVRIGSKIFGEQYILAEMYRMLIEGYTQYQVQTKTGLGGTKICFDALMNDAIDFYPEYTGTGLLVLLKPSAEDLRKVTQSPEKTYRFVDSEFQKQYGIQWLKPLGFNNSYALMMRKKQAQELGIKGISDLKKYFDSN, encoded by the coding sequence ATGACACAGCAAAGTTTCTGGCAGTTTATGATGGAGCAGCACGAAAAACTGCTTACCCAGATCGCACAGCATCTCGGATTGACTTTTTTATCCCTGCTTCTGGCGATCGTTATCGGCGTTCCATTAGGAATATTCATCGCCCGGAAAAGAAAATTGTCTACGCCTGTCCTCGGATTGGCAGGAGTTTTACAAACCATCCCGAGTATAGCCCTCTTAGGTTTTATGATTCCGGCATTCGGAATAGGGCCAAAACCGGCCATCATTGCCTTATTGATTTATGCATTATTACCGATCATCCGTAATACCTATACGGGAATCACAGAGGTGAGTCCGGCTGTTGTGGAAGCTGCCAAAGCTCTTGGAATGAATAAGAGGCAGCTTCTGCTCAGGGTAGAGCTTCCCCTGGCAATGCCCGTTATCATTGCAGGGATAAGAACAGCAGCCGTTATCAATGTCGGAGTGGCGACACTGGCTTCATTTGTAGCCGCAGGCGGACTGGGCGAATTTATCTTTGGCGGAATTTCACTCAATAATACAAATATGATCCTGGCAGGTGCGATTCCGGCAGCATTACTGGCTATCGTACTGGATCAGGCCATTGCTGTTCTGCAGAAATCAGGATACAAGCTCTTTCAAAAGTTAAAATATATTATTCCTGCAATAGTTGTCGGGGTAGGAGTAGTCTACGGACTAACCTCTGTTTCGGATGAAAAAATAAAAGCCGGTTTTACTCCTGAATTCATGGGAAGACAGGATGGCGATCTTGGTTTGCGTTCTGTATATGGCCTTCATGTAAATCCTGTCGTGGTCAGCGATGCCATTATGTACAAGGCTGCCTATGAAAGAGAACTTGATCTCATCAGCGGATATTCTACGGATGGGAGGATTAAAGCTTTTAACCTGTATGTCCTGAATGATGATAAAAAAATATTTCCGCCTTACTATGCAGCCCCGGTTATTAAAACCAAAACGCTGGAGAAATTTCCGGAACTGGAAAGAACACTGAATCTGCTGGCCGGGAAATTTAACGATTCCATCATGACGGACCTTAATTACCAGGCCGATTATCTTCATCATACCCCCGAAAAAATTGCTAAAGATTTTTTAATTAAAAATAAATTATACAGAAAGCCAAACAAAGGAAATGCAGGAGCCGTACGTATCGGCTCGAAGATATTCGGTGAGCAGTATATTCTTGCAGAGATGTACAGGATGTTGATCGAAGGCTATACGCAATACCAGGTACAGACCAAGACCGGCCTTGGAGGAACGAAGATCTGTTTTGATGCATTAATGAATGACGCCATAGATTTTTACCCTGAATATACAGGAACCGGGCTTCTTGTCCTGCTAAAACCATCAGCAGAAGACCTTAGAAAAGTGACGCAGAGCCCGGAAAAAACTTACCGGTTTGTTGATTCCGAATTTCAGAAGCAGTATGGAATTCAATGGCTCAAGCCGTTAGGATTTAATAATTCCTATGCATTGATGATGCGGAAGAAACAGGCTCAAGAACTTGGTATTAAAGGAATCTCAGATCTCAAAAAATATTTTGATTCAAATTAA
- a CDS encoding ABC transporter ATP-binding protein, translating into MIKVESVSKSFNGKPAVDSISFQANDREILVLLGTSGCGKTTTLKMINRLVEADSGNILINGENIRNRKVEALRMGIGFVMQHSGLFPHYTVQQNIAVVPELLRWEKKVTKSRTEELLHKLHLSEDVLTRFPGELSGGQQQRVGIARALIANTPVLLMDEPFGALDNITKADIHAEFKSLEELKNKTIILVTHDVQEAFELGHRICLMNKGKIIQTGTPKDMLYHPESQFVSDFFAENRLLLEYKTAKLKDVSPFMKAQDTYEGFDFNETTSVWNALQKLSADHKDTTHYENLIRAFNDYRKLQIL; encoded by the coding sequence ATGATTAAAGTAGAATCAGTTTCCAAAAGTTTTAACGGTAAGCCTGCCGTAGACTCTATTTCCTTTCAGGCCAACGATCGTGAAATTCTGGTGCTTCTGGGAACCAGCGGGTGCGGAAAAACAACAACACTGAAAATGATCAACCGCCTGGTTGAGGCTGATTCAGGAAACATTTTAATTAATGGCGAGAATATCCGTAACCGGAAAGTCGAAGCGCTCCGGATGGGAATAGGTTTCGTCATGCAGCATTCCGGACTGTTTCCTCATTATACCGTTCAGCAGAATATTGCCGTAGTGCCAGAATTATTACGGTGGGAAAAGAAAGTGACGAAAAGCAGGACCGAAGAGCTTTTGCACAAACTTCATCTTTCCGAAGACGTACTTACCCGTTTTCCCGGTGAGCTGAGCGGAGGGCAGCAGCAAAGAGTAGGAATTGCCAGGGCGCTTATTGCCAATACCCCGGTCCTGCTTATGGATGAACCTTTCGGCGCTTTGGATAATATTACGAAGGCCGATATTCATGCCGAATTTAAATCGCTGGAAGAACTGAAAAATAAAACCATAATCCTGGTAACCCATGATGTGCAGGAAGCATTTGAATTAGGACACCGGATCTGCCTGATGAACAAGGGTAAAATTATCCAGACAGGAACGCCGAAAGATATGTTGTATCATCCTGAAAGTCAATTTGTCAGCGATTTTTTTGCAGAAAACCGTCTTTTACTCGAATATAAAACAGCTAAGCTGAAAGATGTTTCACCCTTTATGAAGGCTCAAGACACATATGAAGGGTTTGATTTCAATGAAACAACAAGTGTCTGGAATGCGCTTCAGAAATTAAGTGCGGATCATAAAGATACGACGCATTATGAGAACCTGATCCGGGCATTCAATGATTACCGAAAATTACAGATCCTATGA
- the egtB gene encoding ergothioneine biosynthesis protein EgtB: MTPNTTITIDLVKKFTEIRQHSEKICAPLEIEDYVVQPIVDVSPPKWHLGHTTWFFETFILLPNYPGYKVFDAQYNFVFNSYYETIGSRVIRTDRGNLSRPSVSDIYRYRKYVDHEMEIFLQSEYMTEAIESLLELGLNHEQQHQELLMTDIKYILGHNPLFPAYNAEEKPITNHSAGQNMIAFSAGVYEIGFQGEGFCFDNELGRHKVYLDDFKIAAQLVTNREYLEFMEDGGYHDFRYWHAEGWDWVKQNNAESPLYWHLIDGEWMNYTLNGLQPIDHDDAVCHISFYEASAFAAWKGMRLPTEAEWEIASAHFEWGSRWEWTNSAYLPYPGFKKEPGAVGEYNGKFMVNQMVLRGASEATPQAHSRNTYRNFFQTNLKWQFTGIRLAQ, translated from the coding sequence ATGACACCCAATACTACCATCACCATAGATTTGGTGAAAAAATTTACAGAGATACGGCAGCATTCTGAAAAGATATGTGCCCCTTTAGAAATAGAAGATTATGTTGTACAGCCCATCGTGGATGTCAGTCCTCCCAAATGGCACCTGGGACATACCACATGGTTTTTTGAAACCTTTATATTACTCCCTAACTACCCGGGTTATAAAGTTTTTGATGCACAGTATAATTTTGTATTTAACAGCTACTACGAAACGATAGGATCAAGAGTGATCCGAACCGACAGGGGAAACCTCAGCCGTCCGTCCGTTTCGGATATTTACAGATACCGAAAATATGTAGACCATGAAATGGAGATTTTTCTGCAGAGTGAATACATGACTGAAGCTATTGAATCTTTACTGGAGCTGGGTCTTAATCACGAGCAGCAGCACCAGGAATTACTGATGACGGATATTAAATATATCCTGGGACACAATCCTCTATTTCCAGCTTACAATGCTGAGGAAAAACCAATCACAAATCATTCAGCAGGTCAGAATATGATTGCATTTTCCGCAGGCGTTTATGAAATAGGTTTTCAGGGAGAAGGCTTCTGTTTTGATAACGAGCTGGGAAGACACAAGGTATATCTCGATGATTTCAAAATAGCCGCTCAGTTGGTTACGAATAGAGAATATCTGGAATTTATGGAAGATGGAGGATATCACGATTTTAGATACTGGCATGCGGAAGGCTGGGATTGGGTGAAACAGAACAATGCAGAATCCCCGTTATACTGGCACCTTATCGATGGAGAATGGATGAATTATACGTTAAATGGACTTCAGCCTATCGATCACGATGATGCTGTCTGTCATATCAGTTTTTATGAAGCTTCCGCTTTTGCCGCCTGGAAAGGGATGCGTTTGCCTACCGAAGCGGAATGGGAAATTGCTTCCGCACATTTTGAATGGGGAAGCCGGTGGGAATGGACAAATTCTGCCTATTTACCATATCCCGGTTTTAAAAAAGAACCTGGGGCCGTCGGAGAATATAATGGGAAATTCATGGTTAATCAGATGGTATTGCGCGGCGCGTCTGAAGCAACACCACAAGCACACAGCAGAAATACCTACCGGAATTTCTTTCAGACCAACCTGAAATGGCAATTTACAGGAATACGGCTCGCTCAATAA
- the egtD gene encoding L-histidine N(alpha)-methyltransferase yields the protein MNLMLNQQPQVEFSSADNFRRDVLEGLKTNPKRLSSKYFYDKRGDHLFQEIMAMPEYYLTKCELDIFKNKTAELAQLIIPGNEPFDLIELGAGDAMKSTYLLQYLVDQDMDFTYMPIDISGNILSVLNEKLNTQLPSLPVVCLEGEYFEMLQKAASMSSRKKVILFLGGNIGNMSIEEAESFCFDLNKNLTSGDIVLMGFDLMKNPQLILDAYNDKAGITAAFNLNLLTRINRELNGNFDIEQFQHYETYDPQSGACKSYLVSLIAQEVQINNETIVFEENELIDMEISQKFSDEKIKELGEKSGFQVIGEIKDSKKWFVDTAWQVK from the coding sequence ATGAATCTAATGTTAAATCAACAGCCTCAGGTAGAGTTCAGTTCTGCGGATAACTTTCGCAGAGACGTCCTGGAAGGGTTAAAGACTAATCCAAAACGATTATCCTCAAAATATTTTTATGATAAAAGGGGGGATCACCTTTTTCAGGAGATCATGGCCATGCCGGAATACTATCTTACCAAATGTGAGCTGGATATCTTTAAAAATAAAACGGCAGAGCTTGCTCAGCTCATTATTCCGGGAAATGAACCTTTCGATCTGATTGAATTGGGAGCAGGAGATGCTATGAAATCCACTTATTTACTGCAGTACCTTGTAGATCAGGATATGGATTTTACATACATGCCTATTGATATTTCCGGAAACATACTGTCGGTACTCAATGAAAAATTAAACACTCAGCTACCATCTTTACCTGTCGTATGTCTCGAAGGAGAGTATTTTGAAATGCTTCAGAAAGCAGCTTCAATGTCTTCACGGAAAAAAGTTATTCTGTTTCTGGGAGGAAATATAGGAAATATGAGCATCGAAGAAGCTGAAAGTTTTTGTTTTGATTTAAATAAGAATCTTACCTCTGGAGATATTGTCCTCATGGGGTTTGACCTGATGAAAAACCCGCAGCTTATCCTCGACGCCTATAATGACAAAGCGGGAATTACGGCTGCCTTTAATCTCAATCTGCTGACCCGTATCAACAGAGAACTGAACGGTAATTTTGATATAGAACAGTTTCAGCATTATGAAACGTATGATCCCCAAAGCGGTGCCTGCAAAAGTTATCTGGTAAGCCTGATTGCTCAGGAGGTGCAGATAAACAATGAAACTATTGTATTTGAAGAAAATGAACTTATTGATATGGAGATCTCTCAAAAATTTTCGGACGAGAAAATAAAAGAATTGGGTGAAAAATCCGGATTTCAGGTGATCGGTGAAATTAAAGATTCAAAGAAATGGTTTGTAGATACTGCCTGGCAGGTAAAATAG
- a CDS encoding TonB-dependent receptor: MKKIICAVALLSFSLAFSQETSSKIFGRLRGTTSEMTVKVVHVPTNSTFETKSDTKGQFSLDNLQPGGPYHIEIRDGSMLVYSSDNVQLSLGSNDLPVVDLGDKEKTIDEVKLTSKRTTVKNGVGISQAQISGLPNINRGIQDVTKLVPQSANNSFNGTNFRYNNVTIDGSINNDAIGFSPSLGGQTGTSGMPGSSTRSNSISLDAIQDVQVYIAPYDVKLGNFLGGSINAVTRSGSNTVEGSLYAYGRNASITGRNRIGDNSKMPNSFEDFIYGGRVGLPVVRDKVFLFTNLEYTKRTDPVFYNANDPNALVNESVAQQISDFVRNKYNFNAGSFNQYNNFSESAKLFNKLDWKISNRHTLSIKNNTVFSQASNLERDGANFRFSSMDFVQKNNASTTTLELKSRFNDRWNNNLVVGYSSIHDYRDPSSENSMFPQVEIAYNGGTILLGNDREATVFNMKQKTFEITDNLTYKTGHHTFLLGTHNELYNIDYGFVNALNGRISYKSLNDFYNANPSRIRGTYPFNGADRQALFDNPYAQYKVNLLSLYFQDEINLGRIRLTPGVRVDYTDLPDKPAMSPQVTSSPQDPNFGNTYTYTPLSQLTNDYLNKPTFSPRLGFTLDLTQDRSVVMRGGSGIFVGRIPFAWLGYAYYNDGVGFGSYDYNAPTAAQLAANGDPLVSGNFPKWQNSSKVQVDLIDNNFKMPRVWRSSLAFDYTFSGYKLTLEGIYTKVLYDLKFQQVNKTDNVTYFSYDTNHEMPVYTTNINSNFSNAYMLSNTKEGYRYNLTAQLSKSYQFGLNFFVAYTYGDAKDITNGIRNSMESNWQMNQSLTPNDPKLSTSNFAIKNRIVANLGYALNISKSNRLSANVYFNAQSGNPFSWGFINSTIANTGQAAGLAYVFKDAAEAAKYLTPIKDASGNITVTTAQQVADYEKFISSNEYLNSRRGKFTERNGDVTPWNIQADFKIMDEIRLSEKSKNSIQISLSIINLTNLLNKDWGKVYFVPNTFNSTASAGLTKVGNIAAGQPSAGDPTYNFKTPTLPYTIDQFASRFQAQLGIRYNF, translated from the coding sequence ATGAAAAAAATAATCTGTGCTGTCGCATTATTATCTTTCAGCCTTGCTTTCTCGCAGGAAACCAGTTCTAAAATTTTTGGAAGGTTAAGAGGAACAACTTCCGAAATGACCGTTAAAGTAGTGCATGTGCCTACCAACAGTACTTTTGAAACTAAAAGTGATACCAAAGGTCAGTTCAGCTTAGACAATCTTCAGCCGGGAGGTCCTTATCATATTGAAATCAGGGATGGTTCCATGCTGGTCTACTCCAGCGATAATGTTCAGCTCTCATTAGGAAGCAATGACCTTCCTGTAGTGGATCTGGGCGACAAGGAAAAGACAATAGATGAGGTAAAGCTGACTTCAAAAAGGACCACCGTTAAAAACGGGGTGGGAATCAGTCAGGCTCAGATTTCCGGTCTTCCGAACATCAACAGGGGAATCCAGGATGTCACGAAACTTGTTCCTCAGAGTGCCAATAACTCGTTCAACGGAACCAATTTCAGATACAACAACGTAACCATTGACGGTTCCATTAATAATGATGCAATCGGCTTCAGTCCGTCGTTGGGAGGGCAAACCGGAACTTCGGGAATGCCTGGAAGCAGTACCCGTTCCAACTCCATCAGCCTGGACGCAATTCAGGATGTGCAGGTGTATATTGCTCCTTATGATGTAAAATTAGGAAACTTCCTTGGGGGAAGCATTAATGCGGTGACAAGAAGCGGAAGCAATACCGTAGAAGGTTCCTTGTATGCCTACGGACGAAATGCCTCGATCACAGGAAGAAACAGGATCGGCGACAATTCAAAAATGCCGAATTCTTTTGAAGATTTTATTTATGGAGGCAGAGTTGGATTACCCGTTGTAAGAGATAAAGTCTTCTTATTTACCAATCTGGAGTATACAAAAAGAACTGATCCTGTTTTTTATAATGCCAACGATCCGAATGCACTGGTGAACGAAAGTGTTGCGCAGCAGATTTCTGATTTTGTACGCAATAAATATAATTTTAATGCAGGAAGCTTTAATCAGTATAATAATTTCTCCGAAAGTGCAAAACTCTTTAATAAATTAGACTGGAAAATCAGCAACAGGCATACCCTTTCCATTAAAAACAATACGGTATTTTCGCAAGCTTCCAACCTGGAAAGAGACGGCGCCAATTTCCGGTTTTCGAGCATGGATTTTGTTCAGAAAAACAATGCATCTACCACTACCCTAGAACTGAAAAGCCGCTTCAATGACCGATGGAATAATAATTTGGTGGTCGGCTATTCTTCAATCCACGATTACAGAGATCCCTCTTCAGAAAATTCCATGTTTCCACAGGTGGAAATTGCTTACAACGGAGGAACTATCCTGCTGGGAAATGACAGAGAAGCAACGGTTTTCAATATGAAACAGAAAACTTTTGAAATCACCGATAATCTGACTTATAAGACAGGTCATCATACCTTTTTACTGGGAACTCATAATGAGCTTTACAATATTGATTATGGTTTTGTAAATGCCCTGAACGGCAGAATTTCGTATAAAAGCCTGAATGATTTCTACAATGCAAATCCATCCAGAATCCGGGGAACCTACCCCTTCAACGGAGCCGACAGACAGGCGCTTTTTGATAATCCTTACGCGCAGTATAAAGTTAATCTGCTATCCTTGTACTTCCAGGACGAAATTAACTTAGGAAGAATACGACTGACTCCGGGAGTACGGGTGGATTACACAGATTTGCCGGACAAACCTGCCATGAGCCCTCAGGTAACCAGCTCTCCTCAGGATCCAAATTTTGGGAACACCTATACCTATACTCCTCTAAGCCAGCTTACCAATGACTATCTGAATAAGCCCACCTTTTCTCCGAGATTAGGGTTTACATTAGATCTTACGCAGGACAGATCGGTTGTGATGCGCGGAGGTTCCGGCATTTTCGTCGGAAGAATACCTTTTGCATGGCTGGGTTATGCCTATTATAATGACGGAGTCGGCTTCGGAAGTTATGATTATAATGCGCCTACTGCAGCTCAGCTGGCTGCCAACGGAGATCCCCTGGTAAGCGGAAATTTCCCGAAATGGCAGAACTCTTCAAAAGTGCAGGTGGATTTAATTGATAATAATTTTAAAATGCCGAGAGTCTGGCGAAGCTCACTGGCTTTTGACTATACTTTTTCAGGGTATAAACTGACGCTGGAAGGTATTTACACCAAGGTTCTCTATGATCTGAAATTTCAGCAGGTCAACAAAACGGACAATGTTACTTATTTCAGCTACGATACGAATCATGAAATGCCGGTTTACACGACCAATATCAATTCTAATTTTTCAAATGCCTATATGCTGTCGAATACCAAAGAAGGATACCGGTATAACCTGACGGCTCAGCTTTCCAAGTCTTACCAGTTCGGATTAAATTTCTTCGTGGCCTATACGTACGGAGATGCTAAAGATATTACCAATGGGATCAGGAACTCCATGGAAAGCAACTGGCAGATGAATCAGTCCCTGACTCCTAATGATCCTAAGCTTTCCACTTCAAATTTTGCGATCAAAAACAGAATTGTCGCGAATCTGGGTTATGCTCTCAATATATCAAAGTCCAACAGGCTTTCTGCCAACGTTTATTTTAATGCCCAATCCGGAAATCCGTTCTCCTGGGGATTCATCAACAGCACCATTGCCAATACGGGACAGGCGGCAGGTCTTGCGTATGTTTTCAAAGATGCTGCTGAGGCGGCAAAATATCTCACTCCGATAAAAGATGCGTCAGGCAATATTACCGTGACCACCGCACAGCAGGTGGCTGATTACGAAAAATTCATCAGCAGTAACGAATATCTGAACAGTCGGAGAGGAAAATTCACGGAAAGAAACGGAGATGTGACGCCATGGAACATTCAGGCTGACTTCAAAATCATGGATGAGATCAGGCTGAGTGAAAAATCTAAAAACAGCATTCAGATTTCATTGAGCATCATTAACCTTACCAATTTATTAAATAAAGACTGGGGGAAAGTATATTTCGTTCCGAATACTTTTAATTCGACAGCCAGTGCCGGTTTAACAAAAGTAGGAAATATTGCTGCAGGACAGCCGTCCGCAGGTGACCCTACCTATAATTTTAAAACACCGACATTGCCATACACTATTGATCAGTTTGCGTCAAGATTCCAGGCTCAGCTCGGTATACGATACAATTTTTAA